DNA sequence from the Bufo bufo chromosome 3, aBufBuf1.1, whole genome shotgun sequence genome:
AAAATATAGACGCACACCCTAGTATCGAACTGCTGTGAACTGAATACTAAAATAGGAAAAAGTAGAACTCTTTAAAATCGGTCTGAAACTTTCACACACAGGCCCTATCACATCTTTTGTCCAAAAACCGCATTCAAAAGGAATGATAACAAGCCTTCACTGCTATAGTTGTCATATCTTTTGGCAGGCCTTTCATCATTCTCCCTGCTCAATTTGTCAAATAGCTGTACTGTCGCTCTGCGAAATGAGGCTGCATATTATACTCTGCTATTAGTGAAATTGATAAGTATGTAAAAATAGAATAGAAAACGTCCAAATTAAAATGAGTAGTTAAGAAAGTATGCTCCACTAAAAGGATATCtagtaaataaaaaatgaacaattcttgcaaaatagaaaataaatgaaTGTGTTAAAACGTAATTGTCAGTACATTAAAAGCATCTGCTAAGCAATGCTGTCAGAAATGTATTTACTAAAGAGCGAGCGAGGCACAGGGCAATGGCAATGGCATTCAGGAGAGAGCGCTGATGAAATTGTTCTAAGTTAATGTTACAAGTTCACATTTAATGCTTGAATCATTAATTTAGCGACACTTAAAATTAAGGCATAGTTGAGGTCAAGGAGGGTTCTGTGATTAACTGGGACTGGAAAGCTAAAGAAATATTATCACAAACAGTGaagccaaatatatttttatcattcTAGTATTTTGCATTACATCTTATTATATATTTGTGTAGGGTAGAATGTGTACACATATATTGTGCCATTGGCTCTTTCTTGAAAGGAAACAAATtcattttctcaaaatttattttccaaaaagcacaatttgaccagctaagagaGACCATTAGCCTCATCATATGGGAGCATGTCAGCTCTCTTAGCTTAGCGGAGTGGTCAGAAACAGCTAATCCTCGCAATGCTGGCATACAagatacccatgtgctatgccaagtTAGTAATAGTCCAGGGAGCACGAGCAGCAATGTGCTGTCCTGCCCATACTCACAGCGctgctgctgcccattcataaaaTGTACTCCATACTCCGTACCCTGCTGACAGCTCAGTGGTGTACAGAGAACAGAGTTTTAAGCGCACCAGAGAATGGTAGTAGTAAAAattcattaataaagtatattagagttCGTTTTATTGGGGCATTCGGGAGCACATATTAAAAGTTTACTTAAAGGTTTAGTTACActttaacctccctggcggtatgattatgtcaggaattttgtaccaaaagtggtACAATTTTTTGCATGAAATTTGGTGTTATGTATTGCAATTCTTAGTAATTACTTACTTAAACCTGACCAAACAAGACTTTAGTAGACATCCCAGATGTGATAAAGTTTCAAACACAAAATCATGAATTATaatctaataaataatataattttatttaataatgtaataaaaataatgaaatttgtcaaacacagaaaattcaataaacatcctgagtgtgataaATTTTGAAACATGGGACTGCACAAAGTCCGACGTCACAATCAGGACAATGGAACCTGGTTTCTTTTCGGACTTTCTTTCCATTGCCATCTCTCTTTGAGCAGCAAACCACGCACATCCTGGTAGGTGCTGCCTATTTTGCGGTTGGCGGGATGTAGTCCATAAAGTGATGACCAGTCAGGCGTTCTGGGTTGACAACGTCAACAGCACGACGTCCAGGTCTGTTCACAGCTACTGATGGCGTCTGGTGGTTGACAAAAATCCGCTCAACCACCTTCCATATAAAGTCAGAATGAACAAGAGGCTTGTCACTCTTTGCTCTGTGCAGGATATATGCATTCCAAAGGCATTGTTCCAGAAGATGCCTGAAGATCttcttataatattttttttgctgtttgcgcATAGCCGGATAAAATGTCATTGCCTGATCGGCTCTGTCGACACCTCCCATGGTGTTATTATAGTCTATAATGACTTGCGGCTTCAGCACATCTTTCCCACCTTTTGTGTGGACCATGGCAGTAGAGGTATTGCGCACACTACTCATGAGACACATGTCCTTCTTGTCTCGCCATCGCATTGCCATCATCTTACCCTTCTGCCAGGCAACCATTTCTCCGGTTTTGAGTTTTTTCTTGGCAAACATAGATGGCATGTCACGTTGGTTAGGCCTAACGGTACCATATGCATCAGTCTTGTTTTGTAGCAAAACCTCATACAGTTCCGGAGACGTGTAGAAATTGTCCGTGGTCACACAATATCCCTGGTTTAGCAATGGCTCCAGCAGTGTAAGGACAGATGATGTGGCCATCCCATAGCCGCTGTACCTGGGGTTGAACTTCATGCCTTTACCGGTGTAAATGACCGAATTCCAGATGTACCCAGTGGATGACTCGCAGAGCATGTAGGATCTGATGCCAAACCGCGCTCTTTTGGATGCAATGTACTGTATCCAGCTTAGGTGTCCCTTGTAGGCCATCAAAATTTCATCTACGCTGACGTCCCTTTCTGGCATGTAGGTCTGCTGGAAATTGGTCACAATAATTTGCCATAGCtcccagatttttttttgtttgggtgCAGGATGCGTGGCCTCATCAAATTCTTCATTGTTCGTGAAGTGGAAATACTTCATGATGAGGGAAAACCGGTATTCTGACATCACGGTGCCAAAAAATGGAGTGGCCAGTAACTTATTGGTGGTCCAGTACCATTTCTGGAGCGGTTTCCCCATCACCCCCTGAATAATTATGAGTCCCAGAAACTGCCACATGTCCTCTTTGGTCACCGGTTCCCACTTTCTGCTTCTGGAAAAGGTGGCATGCAGCGTAGCGGATTGCTGCTCTTGGTAGCAATTTGTCTCcgtgacaatttttttaattacctCCTCAGTGAGGAATAATTGCAGGTATGCCAGAGGGTTGTCACGCTCAACATCTACCTTCATCCCAGGTGATCCAGTGAACAGGAATCTTGGGGGCGCTACCTGGTCCGTATCAAAGTCAATAGGGCACCAAGTGCGCACATGTCTGAGGTCAGGTGCAGGATCATCGCCGTTGTCACTTGCCAGATCAGTGTCAGTGTCAGACGACAAATCTCCCCACAACTCACTATCGCTCAGTTCTGCGAGCACCTCCGTGTCACTGTCGCTGTCACTCAACTGGTCCAAAAGCGCTTTTGTAGTAAAGTTGCGCTTTTTTGATGCCATGTTATAAATTTATTTTATGGgcacaaatgacagtaaaatggcaggcaaggggcactgtacagtcagatctgaggttatacagtgtaatcctctcagattacaatgtataacctattttatgtgtgtgtgtcactttttgggtttatatttatttgaatttcccgcccagttccgctcccatgcgcagctgctgctcacagggaatggaacCAGGATGTCAAATGCGCTCTCGCCGGCGATCACAGCGGAGGACATCGCCGGATCGCCGGCAGAAGGTGAGGGGACTCTCCAATGTTAcagcgtgactcggggttaccgctcctggcagcgaaaattaaccccgagtcacgctcgggaataCCGCCAAGGAGGTTTAggattttctaagagatgctattctggagtatctcaatgaaaataagcttataacaccatatcagcatgacttCTTGAGGCATCTTtcctgtcaaactaatttaatcagtttctatgaggaggtaagttcttgaCTCGGGGTGATTCAAAGGATGTTgtttatcttgacttctccaaagcatttgatactgtaccacataaaaggttactaTATTAGattagaatgctcggactggtagaaaatgtttgtatgtgggtaagtaactggttcaAGTGATACAAAACGGAGGGCAATTAATAAAGGTACATACTCATAttgagtgtcacggctgaggatggggaaaaccctcagccatgcGATGTACagagatgatggtcgctgctcgaccaggacgacaggattagggagcaggtcacctcctaaacgcatccctaacctgaccctgactcctagctacatgagccaaccttgatggtaggagggctcatgctccggaacctagaagtccctgctagccctcaagatggccctcacctaggagcagggtaagacgacctgttccttctggacacgaaggaagaggagtctcactggccaagctgctgggaaaaaggggaacacaaacagtcctatggatatggcaggtaatgtgaactagttccacttacctgccacagccttgctgactggatccctgtgcaggcaagctgaagtccacacaacattcaatgaacccagcaaacacacaaccacacacaggaacccagatccatagctgcaccaatatacaacaggaaaatatcaactgaacatcacataacatggtgtatcacaatttatgaccacaagggtggccctcagtggcagatggaaatgtgaccaggagagttcctccagcttacaacaaggctggagtacccctcagacatcatgtcttaactgaggctttatagcccatgcagccacacccacaatcggacacacccagtgcacacacacactaggaaggaagttaacccttccaacaccagagaagggaagacatcaactaaaagggaaagtgtccaacacctaagtcacactgtggctgttgccgcaagcaacaacatgggtggcaaccgtgtcctgggagtcagcctgaaggccgggacactgccaccacatgtacacactacaaccaaacgttgccacgggcaaccacagtgaggggaagatgtcagtgcacaccaaacataagacagagtgcacacagacatacataagtgcatacatacagacacacaaactccaaagggaccgcacacatacctgttgcccgcggcaaccgcacttgaggcaaactacatcaagcctcaagctgcggttgaaacaacaacccaaaccgcgggcaactgtatgcggctcccaaggagtcacggccagaaccgtggccgtgacattgAGTCATTGTGACTAGTGGTGTACCACAGGGGTAAGTAtccggccctattctcttcaatatatatattaatgatcttgtagaaggcttattCCGTTAAATATCTGttttacagatgacactaaagtgtataaagtaattaacatgaaagaggacagtatactactacagatggatctggatagattggaagtttgggcagaaaagtggcagatgaggcttaacactgacaaatgtaaagttatgcatatgggaaggcataatgcaagtcaccattacatactaaatggtaaaacactgggtaacactgacatggaaaaggacttactgTAGGAATTTTAGCGGACAGAAAAATTAATTGTAGAAACCAGTtttaggcagctgctgccaaggacaaTAAGATTAATGGTTGgataaaaggggcatagatgcacatGAGTAGAAC
Encoded proteins:
- the LOC120993681 gene encoding piggyBac transposable element-derived protein 4-like, yielding MASKKRNFTTKALLDQLSDSDSDTEVLAELSDSELWGDLSSDTDTDLASDNGDDPAPDLRHVRTWCPIDFDTDQVAPPRFLFTGSPGMKVDVERDNPLAYLQLFLTEEVIKKIVTETNCYQEQQSATLHATFSRSRKWEPVTKEDMWQFLGLIIIQGVMGKPLQKWYWTTNKLLATPFFGTVMSEYRFSLIMKYFHFTNNEEFDEATHPAPKQKKIWELWQIIVTNFQQTYMPERDVSVDEILMAYKGHLSWIQYIASKRARFGIRSYMLCESSTGYIWNSVIYTGKGMKFNPRYSGYGMATSSVLTLLEPLLNQGYCVTTDNFYTSPELYEVLLQNKTDAYGTVRPNQRDMPSMFAKKKLKTGEMVAWQKGKMMAMRWRDKKDMCLMSSVRNTSTAMVHTKGGKDVLKPQVIIDYNNTMGGVDRADQAMTFYPAMRKQQKKYYKKIFRHLLEQCLWNAYILHRAKSDKPLVHSDFIWKVVERIFVNHQTPSVAVNRPGRRAVDVVNPERLTGHHFMDYIPPTAK